From the Planktothricoides raciborskii GIHE-MW2 genome, the window ACGTTCCTATAGTAAAAGGTTTACAACTAGAGTTTACAAGATTTATCGCAGAGTCCTTTAGGTGGGCTGTTAATAACCTCCTGTATGAACCACAGACTTGCCTTTAATTTATGACGAAATGCCACGCCTATCTAGACAATCCGCTCTCAGATGGCTGACTACCGTTGATACCCTGTAGCAGCCAGGTGAAACCTGTTTTCTCTGAACTCTTGGTATCTATTATTAGATTAGCATACCTTTTTTCAAATGGCTAAAAACGTTACAAAACTTTACTAACTCAAAATTTCAGCAACCCCCAACCCCCAACCCCCAACCCCCAACCCCCAACCCCCAACCCCCAACCCCCCTTCGACCGCCATCGGGCTTGGGGGGCACCAACCACCAACTATTTTCGTTAGATGGACCTCCAGATTGACCTCAAGATAAAATCACTTGTTGGCGAATTTTATTTCCTTGTTTATTGATTTTCCGAGAATAAATGAATTTAGCAAAAAGGAACCAGCCGGACAGAGAAAATATTGCCGGAATGCCCACGCTTAATGCGTCGGATATTTTTTTATTTTTCAAGGACACAAACATCCAATGTAAGGCCATGTATCGTTTGATGCTCTCAAATGGATCTAATTTATTCTGATATAATGGACTAACGAGATTATAGATTTTTTCTTTAATCATAATATTGGTTTTTAAGCGGTCTTTAATGGCCAACTTGACATTTAATCCACCAGACCATAAGGTGCGATAAGCCAGATATTCATTAATAAAAACCGCATCCCCATATTGAGCAATTTTTAACCAAGAATCTATGTCATCATAGTTTAAATTAAACGCACTATCCCAGCCCCCGGATTTGAGAAAAGCTTCTCTTTGAAAAGCTACCTGTACCGGGGTGCCAAAGGGCACTTGATCCATTAGCATTCCATAGTGAATATCTTCTTGGGGGACATAGAAAGCTTTGCCGAGACCATTGGGTTGAGTCCTAAAGAGTTCTTGTTCATTTTCATTGACTTGAATCGCTTGACAAGAACAAATCACCGCTTGAGGACGTAGGGCGATCGCTTTGGTGAATTTTTCAATGCAATTCGGGGCAAGATAGTCATCATCATCTAACATTTTGATCCAATCTCCCGTTGCGGCTTTTACCCCAGCATTGACGGTTTCTGCATGACCCATATTCACGGGATTTCTATGATAAATAATGCGATCGCCCAGACTTGTCAGATACGCTTGAGTTTCATCGGTGGAACAATCATCAGCCACGACTAATTCACAAGGGACTGTTTGGGATAAAACTGATTCAACCGCCCGTCTTAATAAGGGTAAACGGTTATAGGTGGTGATGACGACAGTAAATTTAAGCATAAGGGAGTTTTCGATCAAATTTGGTATAAACGCCAACCGCTTAATCACTGATTGGGATTAAACCGGCAGCTATCTGTTATCTGTAAAATATTTTAACTTAATTCGGGTAAATCAGGTAAAACTATGATTCCTCTTAGCGATCGCTTTCCATCACGGCAACCCCTAGTCATCTGGGGTATCATTGGCATAAATTTAGCCCTATTTATGGGGGAACTTAACCTAGAGTTAAAGGGAACTTTGGGGGAATTTCTGACCACTTGGGGCATTGTCCCCTCGCGAATTCATGCGATCGCTACTGATGCCATGAGTAGCAATAACCCCGCCAATTGGGTAGCTTTAATTATTCTCCCGTTGGGGTCAATTTTCTTGAGTTTATTCCTCCATAGTAGTTTTAGTCAAATCCTGGGAAATATGCTATTTTTATGGGTATTTGGCAAAAGCTTAGAAGAAATTCTCGGTCATGGCCGCTTTCTGATATTTTATATTATATCTGGATTATTGACTGGGGTGGGACAGGCGCTAATTGACCCTACTTTAACAAATCCTTTAGTGGGGAGTAATGGCGCGATCACGGCTATTTTAGGAGCCTATTTGCTCAGTTTTCCCAAAGCAAAAATAGAAAGTATCCTGCCCTTGGTGATTATTTTTATTCCCATAGAAATTCCGGCATTTTTTTATTTAAGCTGGTGGTTTGTCCAACAAATATTTTATGGCGTTGGTCGGCTAGAAATTGCTGTCACCATCAACCAATTTAGCTTGGCTTATTGGACTCATGGCTTAGGTTTACTCATTGGCGCCACTTTAATTCCCTTAATGGTCAAACGGAAACCCGCTACCGCAATTTATTAATTTATTAATTTATTAATTTATTAAAACCAGAAAAAACCATCCTTAAGTTGGAATTTTCTGGTGGCTAATCTGGTGGCTAATTTCTGGGCAATTAAAATAAAAGCAATTAAAATAAAGCCAGGGTTAACTTTTGGCGATATTCTAAAGTCAGAGGATTCTCGTTGCCTAAAATATCAAAAATTAACAAGATGGCTTTTCGCGCTCCATCATCTTTATATTTTCGGTCGCTTTCTACCACTGCTAAAAATAAGTCTAATGCCGCTTTATAGTGGCCTTCGATGGTAAAGCTTGCCCCTTGAGCAAAAGACCGATCTAAGTCGGTTTCCCCCGCATCACTAGCAGCAATTTGAAATTGAATTAAAGCCGCGATCGCTTTTCCTACGGGGACAAATTCTGGATTATTCTGGGGAAGATTGGCCAGTAATTCTTGGGCTGCTTCTATTTGATTGATGGAAATAAAATATTTAGCCGCATCTAAAGTTATTTTGGGATTATTGGGATATTTTTCTAGTAACTTTTGCCACATTTCTGGGGATGCTTCCCCGTCTTTGGTCAAAGTTCCAGAGGCGATCGCGGATAACTCATCATCCACCAGACGTTTAATATTACATTTGGCTAAAAGTTGTGTAAGTTGGGGTTCTGTTAGCACCCCGACAAAGCCATTAATTAGCTGACCTTGATAGATAATTTTAACATCGGGAACTCCCTCAATTTTTAAGGCTTGAGATAAATAAGGATTTTGGTCAATATCCACCTTAGCCACCACACAATCATATTCTTGCGCCACCTTTTCCAGCATCGGCTTTAACATTTGGCAAGGGCCGCACCAAGTGGCAAAAAAATCCACAATTACCGGAGTTTCATAGGATTTTTCTAATACTTCTTGCTCAAAGTCATGGTCATACACATCAATGGAATATCCCATTATTTTGCCTCTTAATTGATTCTAGACTGATTCTAGACTGATTTTATGGTCTTTTTCCCTGAGACGGGAATCACCACTGTTTCAGATACTATATGAGATGATACTACCTGAATATGATGGCGATCGCGATCGTCAAAATTCCATCATCTATGGGGTAGGTTACGGCGGAAACTAAATTTATTGCCCTCTTATGGATTCCCGCATTCGCGGGAATGACAGATGACCCCCGCATTCGGGGGAATGACCTTTGACGAATCCTAGGG encodes:
- a CDS encoding tetratricopeptide repeat protein; protein product: MGYSIDVYDHDFEQEVLEKSYETPVIVDFFATWCGPCQMLKPMLEKVAQEYDCVVAKVDIDQNPYLSQALKIEGVPDVKIIYQGQLINGFVGVLTEPQLTQLLAKCNIKRLVDDELSAIASGTLTKDGEASPEMWQKLLEKYPNNPKITLDAAKYFISINQIEAAQELLANLPQNNPEFVPVGKAIAALIQFQIAASDAGETDLDRSFAQGASFTIEGHYKAALDLFLAVVESDRKYKDDGARKAILLIFDILGNENPLTLEYRQKLTLALF
- a CDS encoding rhomboid family intramembrane serine protease, producing the protein MIPLSDRFPSRQPLVIWGIIGINLALFMGELNLELKGTLGEFLTTWGIVPSRIHAIATDAMSSNNPANWVALIILPLGSIFLSLFLHSSFSQILGNMLFLWVFGKSLEEILGHGRFLIFYIISGLLTGVGQALIDPTLTNPLVGSNGAITAILGAYLLSFPKAKIESILPLVIIFIPIEIPAFFYLSWWFVQQIFYGVGRLEIAVTINQFSLAYWTHGLGLLIGATLIPLMVKRKPATAIY
- a CDS encoding glycosyltransferase family 2 protein; this translates as MLKFTVVITTYNRLPLLRRAVESVLSQTVPCELVVADDCSTDETQAYLTSLGDRIIYHRNPVNMGHAETVNAGVKAATGDWIKMLDDDDYLAPNCIEKFTKAIALRPQAVICSCQAIQVNENEQELFRTQPNGLGKAFYVPQEDIHYGMLMDQVPFGTPVQVAFQREAFLKSGGWDSAFNLNYDDIDSWLKIAQYGDAVFINEYLAYRTLWSGGLNVKLAIKDRLKTNIMIKEKIYNLVSPLYQNKLDPFESIKRYMALHWMFVSLKNKKISDALSVGIPAIFSLSGWFLFAKFIYSRKINKQGNKIRQQVILS